The Flavobacterium johnsoniae UW101 genomic interval TTAGTACCGTTTATTTGTCTCTTGGCTCCTTTCCTAACCTATTTAATAAATGAAAACTCGAAACTATTATTTTCAGGATATGTTTTTGACAATGAGTTAATTGTACTGAACGGATTAATCACCTATTTAGGATTATATATAACAAGTTCTCGAAGCCACGAAAAAATAAGTTTTTAATCGGTTTAAAAACGCAAATAATTTACCCAGCCAATTGACGTTTAAAACAAAACTTCAATTGATTCAAAAAAAATAGTATGAAAGATTACATCATAAAGATCAGCCTTTGTGCTTCATTTTTATTTTTAATCACCAATTGTGCTGTCAAAAAAAACAACACAGTTACAGATTCAAAAAAAGACATTCCGTTAAAAGATACCATTGTTTACAAAGAAGATAAATCAGAGAAAAAAACCTTTTTCAAAGATTCTGATAAAGAAACGGCCTGGGTTGACAGCATTTACAGTAAAATGCCGCTTCGCGAAAAAGTAGGCCAATTATTTATGGTTTCGGCTTATTCAAACAAAGACTCCATTCATGTCAATCAAGTTTCAAAGTTAATTGAAGAATACAAAGTAGGAAGCGTTATCTTTTTTCAGGGCGGTCCGGTTCGTCAGGCAAAATTGACCAATTTATATCAGTCAAAAGCAAAAGTACCTTTGTTCGTAGGAATTGATGCCGAATGGGGATTAGCCATGCGTTTAGATTCTACATACCGCTATCCGTGGAATATGACTTTGGGTGCAATTCAAGATTTAAAATTAATTGAAAAAGTGGGCCGAAATATGGCCAATGAAAACAAGCGAATTGGCGTTCACTTCAATTTTGCTCCTGTTTTAGACATCAATACCAATCCTAAAAACCCTATTATTGGAAACCGTTCTTTTGGCGAAGACAAAGTAAATGTAAGCGAAAAAGCCATTGCGTTAATGAACGGAATACAAGGGAACGGCGTTTTCTGTACCGGAAAACATTTTCCCGGACATGGCGATACAGCAACAGATTCGCATCATGCTTTACCAACCGTTAATTTCTCTAAAGAACGTCTTGATTTGGTCGAATTATATCCATACAAACGAATGTTTGATGAAGGTTTGGTTTCTGTAATGGTAGCACACCTTAATATTCCAAGTTTAGAACCAATTCCAAATCTGCCGTCTTCGGCTTCTTATAATGTCGTTACCAATCTGCTTCAAAAAGAATTAGGCTTTGATGGTTTAATTTTTACCGATGGTTTAGCCATGAAAGGAGCAGCAAATTTTAAAGGTCCCGGCGATTTAGAAATTGCGGTGCTTTTGGCTGGAAATGACATTTTACTGTGTCCTGAAAATGTTCCGGTTGCGGTTCAAAAATTAGAAGAAGCTTATAACAATAATATTATAACCGAAGAACGTTTAGCACATTCGGTTAAAAAAATTCTGCACTATAAATACAAAGCCGGATTAAATCATTACAAGCCTATTGATATGGCAAACATTTACAATGATCTTAATCCGCCGCAAAATGATGCGCTGCATTATCAATTGTATGAAAATGCCGTTACCGTTTTAAAGAATGAAAAGGAAATACTTCCTATAAAAGAACTGGATCAGAAAATTGCCTATATAAAATTAGGCGACGACACAAACAGCGCTTTTATTTCTACCTTAAAAAAATATACCGAAATCACAGAGGTTAAAGATACCAATCTTGACAGTCTGAATAAGGAATTAAAAAAGTTTGACAAGGTTATTATCAGTTTCCATAAAGTAAACAAACCTTGGGAAAAGCAAGAATTTACATTAACTGAAATGCTTTGGCTGAAAGAAATCGCCAAACACAACAAAGTAATTCTGGATGTTTTTGCAAAACCGTATTCATTATTGTCAATTACTGATTTTGATGATATTGAAGGTTTAGTGGTTTCTTACCAAAATTCAGATATTAGTCAGGTTGTTTCTGCCGAATTACTTTTTGGAGCAATAGATGCCAAAGGAAAACTGCCGGTTTCGATTAATAATTCTTTCAAAGTAAATGACGGATTGACGACTGAAAAACTAAATCGTCTGGCTTTTACCGCTCCTGAAAATGTCAATATGAATCCTGCAATTCTTTCAAAAATTGATGCTGTCGCGCAAAAAGCAATCGACGGAAAAATG includes:
- a CDS encoding glycoside hydrolase family 3 N-terminal domain-containing protein, whose protein sequence is MKDYIIKISLCASFLFLITNCAVKKNNTVTDSKKDIPLKDTIVYKEDKSEKKTFFKDSDKETAWVDSIYSKMPLREKVGQLFMVSAYSNKDSIHVNQVSKLIEEYKVGSVIFFQGGPVRQAKLTNLYQSKAKVPLFVGIDAEWGLAMRLDSTYRYPWNMTLGAIQDLKLIEKVGRNMANENKRIGVHFNFAPVLDINTNPKNPIIGNRSFGEDKVNVSEKAIALMNGIQGNGVFCTGKHFPGHGDTATDSHHALPTVNFSKERLDLVELYPYKRMFDEGLVSVMVAHLNIPSLEPIPNLPSSASYNVVTNLLQKELGFDGLIFTDGLAMKGAANFKGPGDLEIAVLLAGNDILLCPENVPVAVQKLEEAYNNNIITEERLAHSVKKILHYKYKAGLNHYKPIDMANIYNDLNPPQNDALHYQLYENAVTVLKNEKEILPIKELDQKIAYIKLGDDTNSAFISTLKKYTEITEVKDTNLDSLNKELKKFDKVIISFHKVNKPWEKQEFTLTEMLWLKEIAKHNKVILDVFAKPYSLLSITDFDDIEGLVVSYQNSDISQVVSAELLFGAIDAKGKLPVSINNSFKVNDGLTTEKLNRLAFTAPENVNMNPAILSKIDAVAQKAIDGKMAPGMQVLVARKGNVIFQKSYGSQTYDNGRKVTNTDLYDVASISKMISTLPNVMQLYDKNKVTLDTKLKDMLPFFAKTNKENIIFKDLLNHYAGLQAWIPFYKATLDSNTNPSEKYYRKTAENGFTTKVADNLYIRNDYHDTIMKIIADSPVSPKIEYKYSDFTFIILKEYLERKTHKKLEDLSKENFYSTLGMNYTLYNPLDKFEKNSIAPTEIDNYFRHQTIQGYVHDMAAAMEGGAAGHAGIFSNAMDVAKMMQLFLQKGNYGGIEYFSPQTFDAFNTCYYKDKGVLRGLGFDKRIGKDGPTCGCVSESSFGHTGFTGNMAWVDPETEIVYVFLSNRTYPEVVNDENKLAKGKIREEIQKIIQEAIIK